From the Labrus mixtus chromosome 10, fLabMix1.1, whole genome shotgun sequence genome, the window atggtttgcaTGAGGCTCTGTAACAAGGAgcacagaaaattaaaaacaacgTGTCATATTATTAAATGGTGTCTCGCACACAGGAGGACCCCGCCTCGCCAAACAGTCAGCCATGTGAAGAAGACTTGGACTCCTGCAGCGCCGATGATGACCTGAAAGACCGAGCTGAGGACAGCGATAGTGAGTCAGGTGGCAGCTCGGACAACCACAGCGAGTGGACCCTTCTCTACAAGCCCCATTTTAGTAGCCATGGCAACCAGCCGTCGCTCAAAGCCCAGCTGTCAGGCACAGAGATGGTCGGCCAAAAGGACAGAggtgacaaaagaaaagacaaatgtgatttatgtgtgtttaGGGTGAATGTCAAAGTCTATGATATTCAATATTTGTATTCTAATCAGGTCAAAATAGAAACACCAACAcattcatgaacattttttatatttcacataataaaataaaataaaagatgggGGCCGATAAAACCTAAAAATGATACTGCATACAAAATAAGGTATGCAAACCAAAATAAATAGCAATAGATTGGCTTCTTAAAACGTAAACAATAGCTACCCAAGCCTATTCTTGATACAGAATAATCTGTCATTTGTACTGTGACGAATGATGGTGAAAAAGATTCATTTGATCTTATTCTTTTAACTGTCCAGGATGAGTCCGACAGTCATTAGCACGATGCTTATTTGAGGGAACATTAGACCTCTGGTCCtgtgaagtttatttataaagcacatttcatatgACAAGCATGACTCAATgtgcttaaaaataaaagtattaatTTATTAATGGTTTATATTTGgggccttttgccttttttttattagacaggacagctgaagagagacagcaaatgctgggaggagagagtgagggatgacatgcagcaaatagctgaggttggatttgaacctatGGCCGCTGCGAAGAGGACTAttgcctcagtacatggggcgtgcgacaTAACCACTTGGCTATCCATCGCCCCTTAAAATTAAAAGTAGACACATTTCCTAGATACATTTAAAGATATCCTccatttatttatgatttagCCAAACGCTTGTGCAAAGAGATATGTTTAAAGTCtgctttcaaaagaagacacAGTTTAGCTCATGTGTTAAAGAATTCCAGAGAGTAGGACCATAATGGCTAAAAGCACCATGAGCTGATTTGGTATTATTTGGGGTACGGTAAGGAGACCTTTATTTGAAGATCTGAGGGACCTGTCTGATGTGTACTCAGCACTTgttaaaaacaataagaagtgttttttgttgttgaaatgggAGTGATGCGTTCAGACTTTTTGGTTTGAGTTCAAACCCTGGCAGCATCATTCTGAATGAGCTGGAGTTTATGTAGCACCTGTTCTGTAACTCCAGTAAAAAGTGCATTGCAGTAGTCAAGTCTACTGGAGATGAAAGCATGAACCAGCTTTTAGAGTCCGACTGTGACATGAAACATCAAACTCTGGATAGGTTTCTGAGATGGTAGGAGGCTGTCTGGGAGATATTTGCTACAAGCTTCTGAAAGTTGAGATCAGCATCTTGAACCTGTGAAGTGTCCTAACCATCCAGCTGGTGCTGATGTTGGTGACACACTTCTGATAGTTCATTGTAGTCAACACATGTTGTTTAATGTTATGATGCAACAGTTGATGAATGTTTAACCAGAAATGTTGTGCATATAAGATGTTTGAATGTTAAGGTGGTGACGTGAATATGATTCAGATTCTGTGTattaatttgtgtttctttctcttcctctcagagATGGTTTGTAGTGAAGAGAACAAGTCTGAATATCAAAGTCGCGTGGCACAGCTCAGGAAGACATTCGCCGATGATCATCGAAGCTCCTCACCTACCAACACCAAACCTCCCATACCTGCCAAACCTGCTCACCTACAGAAGAAAGGCACAGCTTTGCACAGCTAGGACTCCGAGGTGTCCACCCTGCTACAGGACAGTCCAGACTGAGGACACATACACTGGAGGAAAGGGATCCTTGAACTTTGAACCTTGAAGGATCAACCTACGTACAGGCCTAAGGAGTGGGCCAGAGAAAGACTTGAAAGCTTATGAAGTCAACTTGGAGGATAAAAAAGAAGCAGCCTTTGATGATGCTGAGTTACGCTCCCATAGTTTCTGTGATTGACAGCCAGATGCAAAGAGCTGTCCAGAGAGACTTGCACTGACTACTGACTCTAACTGAGGACACActgttttattgtaaaataaatgttaatgaaGCTAGAAGCACAAGTCTGATGAGGACCATATTCATATCCAACTGTACagttaagaaaatgtaaatgtagttATTGTTTCTTGTCGCTGTACTCTGTTAACGTAGTTAttggtaaaaacaaaataaagagttACTTTGTAAAAACAGATGAAGGCAATTCTGTAAAAACACAGTTCCCTGAGAGTTTTGATGAGCTCTTTAAACAGGGGCGTCATGCAAACCAAAATTCAGCATTTTGAGATATTTATAATCTGACGGCAAAATGGTTATTATTTCTCCTTCAGTGTGGAAGTCCGAGGAAACCTCAGTGAAATCAAGAGAAATGACTCCCACCCTAATTGCTattttttgtagcttttttaaCAGATATCTTCCATACttgaaatataatttattattactacttattatataaataagaatggtaaatggacttgagcttgtatagttattttatagtcttctgactcctcaaagcacttttactccgcaggtcacacctacacattcacacactgctgacaaagcagtgagagcaacttggggttcagtgtcttactcaaggacacattggacatgttgctgcaggagctgggtattgaaccccgaccttccagttgagagacgaccatcTTTACCACTGGGCCACAGCCGCCTAAATAAGTTATTGTTTTAATACTAAGATATGAGAAAAATCCTGTCAGATTCTTAAAAATCTGAAGGGGCTCCAGCCCCCCCGAGACTGAATGGGACATGATGCCTCTGACTTTACATACAGAGCTGTAAAGTCTGTTCTTGAGCAGAAACCCAACACAGTGTACGGGGAACATGGTCAAAGCCACACAACGTCAATCTGAGTAATattacatgaaataaataaataaatagcctagataaaatgtttatttaaaatgtttaaaacagagTTATCTGCTTTTTCAAATCAGCTCTTCAAATGATGAACAGTCCAGTGCGTTTGATGATGGTGACTGATGTTAGCTTTAAGCTCAAAGTCTATAGTGAATTGAAGCGCTGTgatttatataatttatataatAGATTGTAAGTAAATGAGAGATTAACACAAACTATTTAACTGGACAAAATCCTTGACTCTGTCGGATAAtgtttgtaattaaaaaacaatttgtcaAGAGATCTGATCACAAGATCCATTTattctacttctttttttctgcttcacaACTGACATAAAGTGACTGGATCCATTACTAACAACTTTAATTATCACCATGACAACTGACACAGCTAACCCCACAACACGTAGTTTAAAGCTGTGGAAAACAAAACGAGTGGATCttgtgatgaaaatgttttgttaaacGTCTTATTGACTATTTTGTTGCAAATCCAAAGAATTTAGTTACAGTTTGGGATTGACAACACACGCACGTCAACAAACCCCTCCATTGTTAACTCCTTCACGTCTTTACTTGTTTTGGGGCCTTCTAGCCTCTGGCGCAGTCTAAAGTCTGTTAAACACATGATCAGTTGGACTGAGGTCAGTTGACGGGGCATGCATCAGGTGACAGACTTGGCAAGGAGAGAATTACACTTTTTGGCCTTTACAACCTGCTGTTAACGATGACTGATGTGCCTTTTTAATGGACAGGAGCTCCTATGCTGTTCAGCCAACATGCATTTGAACAGCATCGCACACTCCTACAGCTTTGAGCCATCCCTCTAATCTCGTGGTTATTGTCCATGGTGacgccagagagagagagagagaaaatgaaaaggtgTTCCTGCTCCAATATGTGAAGACTGCACCGAGGTTTTAGAGGTACTGTAGAAaagtaaacttaaaaaaaaagtgttcaatTTGAGGTGtaaccatcatttattttgaaggtaatGAGTGTTCAAGCTGCAGTTACTACTTAACTCATGAGTTAAATATTCCCTTTACTTGGTCACTAATTCCCCATAAAAACCTGGACCCTGCTTAACAGTTTCtctattttttattgtgtattttCATAGTTAGTGTACATGTCTTTGGCTCTATTGAAACAAAGTAACGCACCTAAAAGATTGATCTCATCTTGTTGAATGTTCTCAGCACAACTGTGTTAGTGTTTACTCAGTATCGAGGCATCTGATAGGGGAAGACAGAGAAGTTGTTGATGGGGGTCAATTACACACAATGATGATCTATTCAGCCGAATGCGTCAGAAAGCAGCTCATCAGAGATcaaacagagagcacagagagctgggTGAGCATGTGGTTCACTTTGGGACGGAGGGCAAGACACTCgaggagacagagaaaatgGGAGTCAGGTCACGGGAAGCAACACGTCAGAGTCAACTCAATAAAGTTCTTCACATTCTCTCACTGTTCCTGCCCCcttatcttgtgtgtgtgtgtgtgtgtgtgtgtgtgtgtgtgtgtgtgtgtgtgtgtgtgtgtgtgtgtgtgcttctgaagggcatgcgtgtgtgtgtgtgtgtgtgtgtgtcagcccgCCCATATATCTTGAATCATGTGACTTGACACGAGCAATCATGCACAGTGTGAAAAGCCCCACTATATATAGAAGAACAGTGTTGGGTTTCCAAGCAAAGCATTGTAGAAGTCCGGTCATCTTTGTCACATAAGAAAGTGCACGTTACAGACTTGTTATGTTTTCATCGACTGAAGGGTGGTGCTGCTCATATTATCAGAGGAgccatttaaacacagaaacttaaaaaacaacagatgtagtatttttttttaagcctcataagatgaaaaaaaacattttagtagTCACAATaaagagacaatgcaccataaTGTGTTGTTTGAGACAATCATACAGAATCTACAGACTACAATGGTGTTGTTTTAACATTCAAGCCATGCTAGTGATGTTGAGTTGTAGATTGTAATGTTCTGtttctgaatctgaaatctctcaatcaatcaatcaatcaatcaatcaatcaatcaatcaatcaatcaatcaatcaatcaatcagtctttataCGTTTAGTACAAGTTatcaacaaatgttatctcaatacaaaaagagcaggtctcgACCGTACACTTTGTTTATGTACAAAGATCcagcattaatccaccatgagcacaacACTTAGAAACATTAAGAAAGGGGAAACTTCCTTTCAGCAGGCAGAAatctcgagcagaaccagactcatgttgaacatctACCCAGACTGTGTTGAAGCTGAGAGGGAGAcgtagagagaaagagacaaacagagcaacaacaacaacaacagtgaataATAGAATTGTAGCTACAATGGTAACGTTATGTGTGGTAATCGCAGGAACAATCATGTatgatcattctttttttttcatacattttttggctttttgtgtctttattttcagagataggacagtagatagggttggaaatcagagagggagagagagtgaggaatgacattcGGGAAAAgaaccacaggttggatttgaacctgggccgcccgcttggaggactacagcctccgtacatgggggcgcgcgctctaaccactgcaccaacaGCGCCCCATGTGTGATTATTTTAATGAACCTTAGCAACTATAATGATAATGAAACGAGGAGGACTGATATTGAGGACTGAGAAGTTGAAGTTATATTACTGTAACATCATTAACTAGTTTGATGGATTTGGAATGAGGTCCCCTCAGGATGAATACTAATCTCTGGCAGTGTCGAGTAGTTACAGCATACATTGATTTACGTACTAAGAATGTAATGTAGTTTTACTttacatgaatattttgaatCCCATGCCTTTTTATTCTTACATTACAGACGTTTTCCTGAAGCGCTGCTCTGGTTAAAGTACTTTATCACCATGTGTCGCTTTAATTCCTGGACCACCAGGACACTTTTTTAATCTGCCGCAGTTTGAAGATTAACAGATTTTGTGTACACAttaccttaaaaacaaacatgtagaaCCAGACGGATGCATCAAAATGTCAGAGTATCTTGATGAGTTAGTGTTTTGACAGTTGCAGTCCAGTTGTAATTTGCAAGGACTGACATAATAATCTAAGTTACAAATGTTCTTTTGATGTTATCTTATAGtcttttttgggtttttttgtagGTTGCATTAGACCCCAACAGAAAAAGAGGATGCTGTTTATAAGAAGACGGTCTATTCTGAAACCAACTTCAACAGCTTTGGGGTGAAAGGTCAAGCCACCTTTTGACCCCCGTGCAACCAAAATATAACCAGAGGGCCGATGAGCCTGAGCTTTTCAAGGATGTAAGACAACCATTGTGATTCTGTTCTGGGGATCCATGCTATCCAtgtgtagtaaaaaaaaatgaacacaaatggAAAACACAGGCATAATGAGGAGTAATCTCAGAAAGATGCTGTTTCTGCAAAGCTGTAACACATTTTCTAACACTGGGGATACAGCCAATGGGTGAGCAAAAATTCACAATGAGACGTAGTGTCTCCAAGCAGACACAGTGGCCAAATTTTCAAAGGTCTGGCTCGTGAGTGAGGGTCCGCCCAGTTCCAGCACAGGTTGCCTTGGGCTGGCAGGTTGTTCCATCGGAGAGTGAGCGAGAGGAGTTTTTTCCTCCAGAGAGAACAGGGCCGCTGGTTCTAACATATGTAAGCTCCACAGGGGTCTGTGACGGCACACACCCGCTATCTGGACAATGCATCCATCATTAACCCTTACAGCCCTGCATCTGATTGCTCTTCATTCAGCCTCCGTCAGTCTGCTTGCTCTTGGATTTCACACtcatctctccttccctctttgTTTGGACCACGTTATCTTCATCCCCTGCTGTCCATCTCCTGTCCTCCTCCCCGCatatctctctccttctcttttctctccctctgtggccTGCTTTTCATCTCTCTCCGTTTCACCCACTCTGttttaccccccccccttacatcccactctctcctcccttctccccCATTCACCCTCTCCCTAGATCAGctttccacctcctcctccaccaacCCCACTCCCCccaactctctccctctctcaaaccctccccccctcctcctcttctctgtcctctgttcatccctcctcctgccccctcctcctcctcctcctccatttcTCTCCTGCCATCTTGCAGGCCAGTGGAGCCAGACTGCAGGCGTTCAGGGAGTCACTGGACCTGCTGGGCAGCGGGTGACACAGAtttccggtgtgtgtgtgtgtgtatgggtgtgtgtgtgtgtgagtgtgtaagtgtgtgtgtgtgtgtgtgcatgcgtgacAAGAACAGGGAGGGGGGATTAAGCTC encodes:
- the zgc:92242 gene encoding SH2 domain-containing protein 4A isoform X1; the protein is MLAKILEDMWVEPEVLEALNEEQKRILFLKMREEQVRRWREREERDEREGRDNANTRSKKAYNKHVSWLLGRDGDVSISVIGEVDEFRSSKLLQSLSNNRVRSDDVIGIQTADLQPGRDGQQLSDVSEDPASPNSQPCEEDLDSCSADDDLKDRAEDSDSESGGSSDNHSEWTLLYKPHFSSHGNQPSLKAQLSGTEMVGQKDREMVCSEENKSEYQSRVAQLRKTFADDHRSSSPTNTKPPIPAKPAHLQKKGTALHS
- the zgc:92242 gene encoding SH2 domain-containing protein 4A isoform X2, with the protein product MLAKILEDMWVEPEVLEALNEEQKRILFLKMREEQVRRWREREERDEREGRDNANTRSKKAYNKHVSWLLGRDGDVSISVIGEVDEFRSSKLLQSLSNNRVRSDDVIGIQTADLQPGRDGQQLSDEDPASPNSQPCEEDLDSCSADDDLKDRAEDSDSESGGSSDNHSEWTLLYKPHFSSHGNQPSLKAQLSGTEMVGQKDREMVCSEENKSEYQSRVAQLRKTFADDHRSSSPTNTKPPIPAKPAHLQKKGTALHS